Genomic segment of Maricaulis maris:
GCCGCCAACCCTGACGCTGCAATATCATTTCAATCCGGATGGCCAGGTCCGCCCCTATGTTGGCGCTGGCGTGAACTACACCCACTTCTTTGACGAGAACCTGCCGGCGGGGTCTGCCCTGACCTCCATCGACTATGATGCCAGCTTTGGTCTGGCCGCGCAGGCCGGTGTCGACTTTGCGCTCGATGAGGACTGGTTCGTCAATGTCGACGTCAAATACATCGATATCGACACCGACGTGACCATCAATGGTGCGATTGCCGCTGCCGTGCAGATCGACCCCGTGGTCTTCGGCCTCGGAATCGGACGCCGTTTCTAGAACTGTCCGCTTGAATCAAGGAGAATGCCGGTCCGCGACTGCGACCGGCATTTTTCTTGCGTGGCCGTGCTGGAACAGGTCTGCTCCGGTGCGTTGCCGGGTTTGGCCAGATCGGTTATCCAAAGCGCAACGAACTTAAGGGGTTTTTATCATGGTCGACGCCGCCGCCACCGAGCCGCGCCTTACCGGGACTGTTCCGCTCTACAAGAATGTGGAACCGCTCAATCGTCAAAAGCATGCCGGTTACGGCGTGAACACGGTTTCGCAGCCGTTCAACTTCCTGAAAGACTGGCATTTCGTGCCGGCCATCAGTGCCGAGTTCTCGTTCGCCTGCGGCAGTTATCCGATCATCTTCCTCGGCGAGAAGAAGATGCCGATCCTGGTGATGGGCCTGCGTCAGGGTTCCAATGTCTTCGTCACCGAAGACGGCCAGTTCGACAGCGAACATTACATTCCGGCCTATGTCCGTCGCTACCCCTTCGTCAGCGCGGCCAATCCGAATGACCAGCCGTCGACGGTCTGCGTTGACCTGGATGCGGAGTTTGTGGTCAGCGAGAAGCCGGAGCGTCCCTTCTTCGACGACAAGGGCGAGCCGACCGAATACACCCAGCAAGCGATCGACTTCGTGTCGGCTTTCGAGAACGACGCCCGCACGACCGAGGCTTTCGTCGAGCGCCTGATCGCGATGGACCTGCTGGAAAAGAAAGACGTCAAGGTCTCCAATCCCCAGGATCCGGAAAACCCGGTCACGGTTGCGGAATACTGGGGCGTTTCGGCTGAAAAGTTTGATGCCCTTCCGGCTGAGAAGCTGAAGGAAATGCAAGGCAATGGTGATCTCGGTGCGATCATTTCGCACATGATTTCGCTGCAGCGCTGGGAGCGTATCCTGCGCCGCACGTCGAACGTGGCGAACGCCCAGGCACCTGCCCAAGCCTGATCATCTGCCTGATCCTGTCTGTGAACGGCCGCACCGCTCTGGTGCGGCCGTTTGCATATGCGATCACAGTTGCGACATTGCGGTGCGAGGTCGGTCGACGCTGGCGAAAAAGCGACTATATCCCACCGGTAGACGCCGATCCCGACTGTTTTCCAAGAGGTAATTGAATGCGCGCTCTGAGCGGATTTCTCTCCCTGATCGTCCTGACCGGCCTGGCGGCGCTTGCGCCGGCCTCAGCCCAGTCATCCTGGTCCGCAGGAGAGCCGATTATCGAGGCGGAGCTGCTCTCCGAGCAGTCCGTCGCCGCGCCGGGCGACAGCTTCCATCTTGGCCTTCACCAGATCATGCCAGAGGGCTGGCACACCTATTGGCGCAACCCCGGTGACAATGGTCTGCCGGTCGAAATCGAGTGGGACCTGCCGGCCGGTGTGCAGATCGGTGATGTGGTCTGGCCGACCCCGATCGAGCTGCCGCTCACCGACATGATCATGGATTATGGCTACAAGGATGAGATCGTCCTGCCGATGCCGATCACGGTCGCGGCGGACTATGTCGGCGACACGGTCGAGATCACGGGTGATGCCACCTGGCTGGTCTGCGAAGATATCTGCGTCCCCGAGGAGCGCACCCTGTCCCTGACGCTGCCGGTGGCGGCGAGCGGTGAGCAGGACGAGGCTGGCTACTGGTACATCCGCACAGCGCTGGACAGCGTCCCGCAGCCGGATGACGCAATTGCCGCCTCATACGCGGTTGAGGGGGGCCGGGTGATCCTCGAGCTGAGCGGCCCGGCCTTTGCCGATCCGGCTGCCATTACAGGGCTGCGCTTCTTCCCTTACGAGACCGGGGTCATCCGCAATGCCGGCCTTCAGACGCTGAGGGCGGGTGAGGGCTCGACCCTCGTCTTGCTTGAGCCGGGTTATGCCGCCAATGCGGCGCAAGCGGGCGGGCTTGATGGCGTTGTTGCCTGGGAAAACACCGGTGGCGGTGAGCGCCGCGCCATTGTCGTCGAAGCCGCACCGGGCGGCGGTGGCTATGGACTTGAGCCGCTTGCCGGGGCGCCGTCTCCGGCCTCCGCACCGGTCGGTATCCTCGGCCTGATCCTGCTCGCCTTTGGCGGCGGCCTGATCCTCAACCTGATGCCCTGCGTTTTCCCGGTGCTGTCCATCAAGGTCCTCAAATTCGTCCAGGTCGCCCATTCCGATGCCGGTGCGGTGCGGACCCAGGGTGTGTTCTTCCTGGTCGGGGTTCTGGTCAGCTTTGTCGGTCTGGCCGGTGCCCTCGTTATCCTGCGCGAAGTCGGCCTGCCGGTTGGCTGGGGCTTCCAGCTGCAGGTGCCGATCGTGGTCGCCAGCCTGGCCTTGCTGCTGTTTGCCATCGGGCTGAACCTGCTGGGCGTGTTCGAGGTTGGCACACGGCTGATGGGTCTGGGCTCCGGACTGGCTGACAAGCCGGGCTGGAAAGGCGCTTTCTTCACAGGCGTGCTCGCCGTCGTCGTGGCGGCCCCTTGCGTTGGCCCCCTGGCCGCCGGCGCGCTCGGGCTGGCCCTGACCCAGCCTGTGCCGGTGGTGCTTCTGGTTGCCGGTTCCATGGGTCTTGGCCTGGCGGCACCGTTCGTGATGTTCGCGGTGTTCCCGAGCCTGTTGCGTTTCCTGCCCAAGCCGGGCGGCTGGATGGTCACCTTCAAGCAGTTTCTTGCCTTCCCGATGTTTGCCTCGGTCGTGTGGCTGAGCTGGGTGCTGGCGATCCAGTCCGGTCCGACCGGCCTGCTCTTCCTCGGCGCCGCCATGCTGGCCCTGTCCTTCGCGGTCTGGGCGCACGGCCAGGGCCATCGGATCTGGTCGGTTATCGCCATCATTGCCCTTGCGCTCGGTGTCCTGAGCGTCGTCGCCATCGCGCGGCTTCCCGCAGCCACCGGTGGCCCGGACATGGCGGTCGGTGAAGAGGAATGGTCGCGTGAGCGTGTCGCCGAATTGCAGGCGATGGGGCAGCCGGTCTTCGTCGATGTGACGGCGGCCTGGTGCGTGACCTGCCAGATCAACAAGCTCACCGTGCTCAATACCGACACCGTCAAGGATGCCTTTGACAGTCTGGGTG
This window contains:
- a CDS encoding OmpW/AlkL family protein, which gives rise to MKRLYLTAALVALVAAAPASAESGDWLVRLRGINVAPNESADIATIGGDVDIDTSIVPELDITWFVQDQWALELILGVTPHDVMAVGTSLGDVDLGDVTLLPPTLTLQYHFNPDGQVRPYVGAGVNYTHFFDENLPAGSALTSIDYDASFGLAAQAGVDFALDEDWFVNVDVKYIDIDTDVTINGAIAAAVQIDPVVFGLGIGRRF
- a CDS encoding SapC family protein, producing the protein MVDAAATEPRLTGTVPLYKNVEPLNRQKHAGYGVNTVSQPFNFLKDWHFVPAISAEFSFACGSYPIIFLGEKKMPILVMGLRQGSNVFVTEDGQFDSEHYIPAYVRRYPFVSAANPNDQPSTVCVDLDAEFVVSEKPERPFFDDKGEPTEYTQQAIDFVSAFENDARTTEAFVERLIAMDLLEKKDVKVSNPQDPENPVTVAEYWGVSAEKFDALPAEKLKEMQGNGDLGAIISHMISLQRWERILRRTSNVANAQAPAQA
- a CDS encoding protein-disulfide reductase DsbD family protein, producing MRALSGFLSLIVLTGLAALAPASAQSSWSAGEPIIEAELLSEQSVAAPGDSFHLGLHQIMPEGWHTYWRNPGDNGLPVEIEWDLPAGVQIGDVVWPTPIELPLTDMIMDYGYKDEIVLPMPITVAADYVGDTVEITGDATWLVCEDICVPEERTLSLTLPVAASGEQDEAGYWYIRTALDSVPQPDDAIAASYAVEGGRVILELSGPAFADPAAITGLRFFPYETGVIRNAGLQTLRAGEGSTLVLLEPGYAANAAQAGGLDGVVAWENTGGGERRAIVVEAAPGGGGYGLEPLAGAPSPASAPVGILGLILLAFGGGLILNLMPCVFPVLSIKVLKFVQVAHSDAGAVRTQGVFFLVGVLVSFVGLAGALVILREVGLPVGWGFQLQVPIVVASLALLLFAIGLNLLGVFEVGTRLMGLGSGLADKPGWKGAFFTGVLAVVVAAPCVGPLAAGALGLALTQPVPVVLLVAGSMGLGLAAPFVMFAVFPSLLRFLPKPGGWMVTFKQFLAFPMFASVVWLSWVLAIQSGPTGLLFLGAAMLALSFAVWAHGQGHRIWSVIAIIALALGVLSVVAIARLPAATGGPDMAVGEEEWSRERVAELQAMGQPVFVDVTAAWCVTCQINKLTVLNTDTVKDAFDSLGVVSMRADWTNRNETIGALISEHGQAGVPLYLMYPASGGAPRVLPTVLTTGGFVDQLEWAAAN